The Salvelinus fontinalis isolate EN_2023a chromosome 9, ASM2944872v1, whole genome shotgun sequence genome has a window encoding:
- the kbtbd4 gene encoding kelch repeat and BTB domain-containing protein 4 — protein MESGEARFGGQSVGAGSLVAEENYFLGYTFTDRSHSSRVVQSIMDLCLQDGLFADVTVKVEGRDFKLHRLVLSAQSSFFRSMFTSNLREAHTRSIQLKDVSASVFQLLVDYIYHGTVKLTVEELQDTYEMADMYQLTALFEECSRFLSRTVDVKNCLQVMWLADRHSDQELYTAAKHCAKIHLVQLHQTDEFLNLPLCLLMDIIKDDVPTSQNATAAIQTWINHNKVEREEFSTVLQENLKEIGEKVHIYLIGKEETRTHSLAVSLHCDEDDAISVSGQNSLCHQITAACKHGPDLYVVGGSIPRRMWKCNMQTMDWERCAPLPRDRLSHTMVSVSLQDAVYSLGGKTLQDTLSNAVIYYTVKDNVWTETSQLDTAVSGAAGVNLGGTIYVLGGEENDMDFFTKPSRLIQCFDTQTQKCQLKPYVLPLAGVMHAAAHMDLLFIVAEGDSLVCYNPLLESFTRLRFPEVWSCVPSLWKVASCNGSVYVFRERCTKGDAHTLKFNPATSAVTVIKGIKILLTNWQFVLA, from the exons ATGGAGTCAGGTGAGGCCAGGTTCGGGGGACAGAGTGTAGGAGCAGGCTCATTGGTGGCAGAGGAGAACTACTTCCTAGGTTACACTTTTACAGACCGCTCCCACTCCAGCCGCGTGGTGCAAAGCATCATGGACCTATGTCTGCAG GACGGCCTGTTTGCTGACGTGACGGTGAAGGTGGAGGGGAGGGATTTTAAACTGCACCGCCTGGTACTGTCAGCCCAGAGCAGCTTCTTTAGATCCATGTTCACATCCAACCTGAGAGAGGCTCACACACGTAGCATCCAACTGAAGGACGTCAG CGCATCAGTGTTCCAGCTGCTGGTGGACTACATCTACCACGGGACAGTGAAGCTGACAGTGGAGGAGCTGCAGGACACCTATGAGATGGCTGACATGTACCAGCTGACTGCTCTGTTTGAAGAATGCTCCCGCTTCCTGTCACGCACCGTAGATGTCAAGAATTGCCTACAG GTGATGTGGCTAGCAGACAGGCACAGTGACCAGGAGTTGTATACTGCAGCCAAACATTGTGCTAAGATCCACCTGGTCCAACTTCACCAGACGGATGAGTTCCTCAACCTGCCACTCTGTCTCCTCATGGACATCATCAAAG ATGATGTGCCAACCTCTCAGAACGCCACGGCAGCCATCCAAACCTGGATCAACCACAAcaaggtggagagagaagagttcTCCACTGTTCTCCAGGAGAACCTCAAG GAGATCGGTGAGAAGGTGCACATCTACCTGATCGGTAAGGAGGAGACGAGGACCCACTCCCTGGCCGTTTCCCTGCACTGTGACGAGGACGATGCCATCAGCGTCAGCGGCCAGAACAGCCTGTGTCACCAGATCACAGCAGCCTGTAAACACGGGCCTGACCTCTACGTGGTAGGGGGGTCCATCCCTCGCCGCATGTGGAAGTGTAACATGCAGACCATGGACTGGGAGCGCTGCGCCCCGCTGCCCCGAGATCGCCTCAGTCACACCATGGTCTCAGTCTCTCTTCAGGATGCCGTCTATAGTCTGGGAGGTAAGACGCTCCAGGACACACTGTCCAACGCCGTCATTTACTACACGGTGAAGGACAACGTGTGGACGGAGACTAGCCAGTTGGATACGGCGGTGTCCGGGGCGGCGGGGGTTAACCTGGGAGGAACCATCTACGTACTCGGGGGGGAGGAGAACGACATGGACTTCTTCACCAAGCCGTCACGACTCATCCAGTGCTTCGACACACAGACTCAGAAGTGCCAACTGAAGCCTTACGTTCTGCCGTTGGCGGGAGTGATGCACGCCGCCGCCCACATGGACCTGCTGTTCATCGTAGCGGAGGGGGACTCCCTGGTGTGTTACAACCCGCTGTTGGAGAGCTTCACCAGGCTCCGCTTCCCCGAGGTCTGGAGCTGTGTGCCGTCCCTCTGGAAGGTGGCCAGCTGTAACGGCTCCGTCTACGTGTTCAGAGAGAGGTGTACGAAAGGAGACGCGCACACGTTGAAGTTTAACCCCGCTACGTCAGCCGTGACTGTTATCAAGGGGATTAAGATCctactgaccaactggcagtttGTTCTGGCTTAA